From the genome of Scytonema hofmannii PCC 7110, one region includes:
- a CDS encoding PIN domain-containing protein, translating to MTVSRPQPVYFIDTNVWFYALTTASDDEDSRKSEVAKSLLQLPNIVLSTQVINEVCTNLLKKARIPEQEISNLITSFYRKYRVVNFYCEPLLEASNLRTQYYFSFWDSLLVASALDAGAHILYSEDMQDGLLVFGKLQIVNPFKL from the coding sequence ATGACCGTAAGTAGACCTCAGCCAGTCTATTTTATAGATACAAATGTATGGTTTTACGCTCTAACAACTGCTTCAGATGACGAAGATTCACGAAAATCTGAAGTAGCAAAATCTTTACTTCAATTACCAAACATAGTACTAAGCACGCAGGTAATTAATGAAGTCTGTACAAATTTGTTGAAAAAAGCACGTATCCCTGAACAGGAAATATCCAATTTAATTACCAGCTTTTATAGAAAATATAGAGTAGTTAACTTTTATTGCGAGCCTTTATTAGAAGCGTCTAATTTACGCACTCAATATTATTTCTCCTTCTGGGACAGCCTACTTGTTGCAAGTGCTTTAGATGCAGGAGCACATATTCTTTATTCTGAAGATATGCAAGACGGTCTATTAGTATTTGGAAAGCTGCAAATAGTTAATCCCTTCAAGTTATAG
- a CDS encoding type II toxin-antitoxin system RelE family toxin, which translates to MTYTVKFSPSARKMFKKLPQDLQDRIQPKIDALATEPRPSGVKKLKGEENTYRIKIGSYRVVYEIEDDVLLVTAIKVAGRGEVYKNKS; encoded by the coding sequence ATGACTTACACAGTTAAATTCTCTCCTAGTGCAAGAAAGATGTTTAAGAAATTACCTCAAGACTTGCAAGACCGTATACAACCAAAAATAGATGCTTTAGCCACAGAACCTCGCCCTAGTGGGGTGAAAAAGTTGAAAGGCGAAGAAAATACCTACCGAATTAAAATTGGAAGTTATCGAGTAGTTTATGAAATAGAAGACGATGTATTGTTAGTTACTGCGATCAAAGTGGCTGGTCGGGGAGAGGTCTATAAAAATAAAAGTTGA
- a CDS encoding aspartate aminotransferase family protein codes for MSAQTLVDQAIISSSPFDTEGFDRSVMSTYARFPIALERGNGSRVWDTQGREYLDFVAGIATCTLGHAHPAMVEAVTRQIQKIHHVSNLYYIPEQGELAKWLIEHSCADRVFFCNSGAEANEAAIKLARKYAHTVQQIEKPIILTAQASFHGRTLATVTATGQPKYQRNFEPLMPCFHYVPYNDLNAVEVAISELDEGDYRVSAILLEPLQGEGGVRPGDIAYFQKLREICDEIGILLIFDEVQVGMGRTGEFWGYEYLGVEPDIFTSAKGLGGGIPIGAMMCKSSCDVFQPGEHASTFGGNPFACGVALAVCQTLEQENIVQNVRERGEQLRAGLRAIAAKYPNQIIDVRGWGLIDGMELSADISTTAADVVKATIDEGLLLVPAGPKVVRFVPPLIVTEAEINTALQAVDKAMATVTR; via the coding sequence GTGAGCGCACAAACTCTAGTTGACCAAGCGATAATATCATCTAGCCCCTTTGATACGGAAGGTTTTGATCGATCTGTGATGTCCACTTACGCACGGTTCCCTATTGCCTTAGAACGAGGCAATGGCAGTCGTGTTTGGGATACACAGGGGCGAGAGTATCTCGACTTTGTGGCTGGGATTGCCACTTGCACTCTAGGACACGCCCACCCGGCTATGGTGGAAGCAGTAACTCGACAAATACAAAAGATACACCACGTTTCTAATTTGTACTACATCCCAGAACAGGGAGAGTTGGCAAAGTGGTTAATTGAACATTCTTGCGCGGATCGTGTCTTCTTTTGCAATTCGGGGGCTGAAGCTAACGAAGCGGCGATTAAACTGGCGCGGAAATACGCTCATACAGTGCAGCAAATTGAAAAACCTATCATTTTGACAGCACAAGCAAGTTTCCACGGCAGGACTTTAGCAACAGTGACTGCCACAGGGCAACCTAAGTATCAAAGAAACTTTGAACCTTTAATGCCTTGTTTCCACTATGTACCTTATAACGATCTCAATGCGGTAGAAGTCGCTATTAGCGAACTTGATGAAGGGGATTACCGCGTATCGGCAATTTTATTAGAGCCATTGCAGGGAGAAGGGGGTGTTAGACCAGGAGATATTGCTTACTTCCAAAAGCTGCGAGAGATTTGTGATGAAATCGGCATTTTGCTGATTTTCGATGAAGTCCAAGTTGGAATGGGGCGTACTGGTGAGTTTTGGGGATACGAATATCTTGGTGTTGAGCCAGATATTTTCACCAGTGCCAAAGGCTTGGGCGGTGGTATTCCGATTGGGGCAATGATGTGTAAATCATCCTGCGATGTTTTCCAACCAGGAGAGCATGCCAGCACTTTTGGTGGAAATCCTTTTGCTTGTGGTGTCGCCCTCGCGGTTTGCCAAACGTTGGAACAAGAAAATATCGTGCAGAATGTGAGAGAGAGGGGCGAACAATTGCGTGCTGGTTTAAGAGCGATCGCAGCTAAATACCCGAATCAAATTATAGATGTGAGGGGCTGGGGTCTAATCGACGGTATGGAATTGAGCGCAGATATTTCCACGACTGCTGCTGATGTTGTCAAAGCTACAATAGATGAAGGCTTGTTGCTTGTGCCTGCAGGTCCTAAGGTCGTGCGGTTTGTTCCACCTTTGATTGTGACTGAGGCGGAAATCAACACGGCATTGCAAGCTGTTGATAAAGCGATGGCGACAGTGACAAGATAA
- a CDS encoding cupin domain-containing protein, which translates to MVNFKSGLVQQSSSSAYLVLGDLYTFLATGESTSGAYALLEMVMQPQSTIPPHIHDEADEAHYILEGEIEYQQEEQTIVATSGNFLHFSRGQCHSFKNIGSNPAKILMWVTPAGPEQFFAEVGLPVKEPMSEEEKPSLLAPPTPTDIEKAIEIATTKYKVKFVL; encoded by the coding sequence ATGGTTAACTTCAAATCCGGATTAGTTCAGCAAAGTAGCAGTTCCGCATATTTAGTGCTGGGTGATTTATACACCTTTTTGGCAACTGGGGAAAGTACAAGCGGGGCGTATGCGCTATTAGAAATGGTGATGCAACCGCAAAGCACTATACCACCCCACATTCATGACGAAGCGGACGAAGCTCACTATATTCTAGAAGGTGAAATTGAGTACCAGCAAGAGGAGCAAACTATCGTCGCTACTTCTGGTAACTTCCTTCACTTTTCTAGAGGTCAGTGTCACAGTTTTAAGAATATTGGGTCAAATCCTGCAAAAATCTTGATGTGGGTTACACCAGCAGGACCCGAACAGTTTTTCGCAGAAGTAGGGCTTCCAGTGAAAGAACCCATGAGTGAGGAAGAAAAGCCCAGCCTTTTAGCTCCCCCCACTCCTACTGACATTGAAAAAGCTATTGAAATCGCTACGACAAA
- a CDS encoding FMN-dependent NADH-azoreductase, translating into MAHILHIDSSPRGERSFSRKFADEFVSAWKNANAGVMVTYRDLGHNPVPHVDEAWIAAAFTPPDARTPELAKAIELSDSLVDEFLAADRYVFGVPMYNFNIPSTFKAYIDQIVRAGRTFAVDANGGFKGLVEGKKMLIVTARGGDFSPGSPAAPYDYQEPFLRAIFGFLGITDITFIHVQNLGAGEDARQASLAKAQEAVQEAIASW; encoded by the coding sequence ATGGCGCATATCCTACATATTGACTCAAGTCCTCGTGGAGAACGCTCCTTTTCTCGCAAGTTTGCAGATGAGTTTGTCTCAGCTTGGAAAAACGCCAATGCTGGAGTAATGGTGACTTACCGGGATTTAGGTCACAATCCAGTACCTCATGTAGACGAAGCATGGATTGCAGCAGCTTTTACTCCGCCAGATGCTCGCACACCCGAACTTGCCAAAGCCATTGAATTATCTGATAGTTTGGTGGATGAGTTTTTGGCAGCTGACCGTTATGTCTTCGGAGTGCCAATGTATAACTTTAATATTCCCTCTACCTTCAAGGCTTACATCGACCAGATTGTGCGTGCTGGTCGTACCTTCGCTGTTGATGCAAACGGTGGTTTTAAGGGTTTAGTTGAAGGTAAAAAGATGCTGATTGTAACAGCTAGAGGTGGAGACTTTTCACCTGGAAGCCCTGCTGCACCATATGATTATCAGGAACCTTTCCTAAGAGCAATCTTTGGATTTCTTGGAATTACAGATATTACATTTATTCACGTGCAAAACCTTGGTGCGGGTGAAGATGCTCGTCAAGCATCTTTGGCAAAAGCACAGGAAGCTGTTCAGGAAGCTATAGCTAGTTGGTAA
- a CDS encoding winged helix-turn-helix transcriptional regulator translates to MEAKAENYSRLTCEVETTLKVIGGRWKVLIIRELMVGIKRFGELQRALDGITQKMLTQQLREMEEDGIIARKVYPQIPPKVEYSLTPLGESLQPILYAMHEWGVKHLSNQIDHRK, encoded by the coding sequence ATGGAAGCTAAAGCGGAAAACTACAGCAGGTTAACTTGTGAAGTGGAAACCACTCTTAAAGTCATTGGTGGACGCTGGAAAGTATTAATTATTCGAGAATTAATGGTAGGTATCAAACGTTTTGGCGAATTACAACGAGCTTTAGACGGAATAACTCAAAAAATGCTGACTCAGCAACTCCGGGAAATGGAGGAGGATGGAATTATCGCTCGTAAGGTTTATCCGCAAATTCCTCCAAAAGTAGAATACTCTTTAACTCCTTTAGGTGAAAGCCTTCAACCAATTCTTTATGCTATGCATGAATGGGGCGTTAAACATCTTTCAAATCAAATCGATCATCGTAAATAA
- a CDS encoding gluconate 2-dehydrogenase subunit 3 family protein produces the protein MSVQILELDDQYVLNHCTKFLAQKNAAPRHNFGQFKDDDLRVRVGESWRFPIIDTYSDGIDATKYYDRNRVTFVYQQQGETSPDRVTVIGTFANLYEPIPLKNIKFLGEPTSYYAVSVLVPKGEVHTYKFIVDNQAIPDPINPQRVILDNGKEWSRFFTDFCTQPLNFDDWEYVILQRLVDHILPFRTEEGQNFVNRYYNSLDRQQAETQVPYAYKLDESVGATNFIDNILAREENHYLIDYKICLEQIDRVLRQRNPFVDPNEMPREMYVELYKEMSTDNVNGWDKSKYSSPLHFLRLLRRHTYTGAFAHPKYGGNVGAAGWAYLAERLRDENGKTQFDWRRSIEKPLGVNSDYHG, from the coding sequence ATGTCTGTTCAAATCTTAGAACTAGATGACCAGTACGTACTCAATCATTGCACTAAGTTTTTAGCTCAGAAAAATGCAGCCCCCCGCCATAACTTCGGTCAGTTTAAGGATGACGACTTGCGAGTGCGTGTCGGTGAATCCTGGCGATTTCCCATCATTGACACCTACAGCGATGGAATAGACGCCACGAAATACTATGACCGAAACCGAGTTACATTTGTTTACCAACAACAGGGGGAAACATCCCCAGATCGAGTTACCGTCATCGGGACATTTGCAAATCTTTACGAACCCATTCCCTTAAAAAATATTAAATTTTTAGGAGAACCTACAAGCTATTATGCTGTATCAGTTCTCGTACCCAAAGGTGAAGTTCATACATATAAATTCATAGTCGATAATCAAGCAATTCCAGACCCAATTAACCCTCAAAGAGTCATTCTCGACAATGGAAAAGAATGGTCTCGCTTTTTCACCGATTTTTGCACTCAACCGCTCAATTTTGATGATTGGGAATACGTCATTTTGCAGCGTTTAGTAGACCATATTTTGCCTTTCCGCACAGAAGAAGGACAAAACTTTGTCAACCGTTATTACAATTCTTTAGACCGTCAACAGGCAGAAACTCAAGTCCCTTATGCCTATAAATTAGACGAATCTGTTGGGGCGACAAATTTCATCGACAACATATTAGCACGAGAAGAAAACCACTATCTCATTGACTACAAAATTTGCCTCGAACAAATAGACCGAGTTCTCCGTCAGCGCAATCCTTTCGTAGACCCGAACGAAATGCCTCGCGAAATGTACGTTGAACTGTACAAAGAGATGTCAACCGACAACGTCAATGGCTGGGACAAAAGCAAATATAGCAGTCCCCTCCACTTCTTGAGATTGTTGCGCCGTCACACCTATACGGGTGCTTTTGCCCATCCCAAGTATGGCGGTAATGTTGGTGCTGCTGGGTGGGCTTATCTGGCGGAAAGATTGCGCGATGAAAATGGAAAAACCCAGTTTGACTGGCGCAGGTCAATTGAAAAACCCCTTGGTGTCAACAGTGATTATCACGGTTAA
- a CDS encoding cupin domain-containing protein, which yields MDPKFNEIFTSPWNEVFKVVSFPDRIYHAQYLNATRCSRYRYNVQEVRSYLDIIVLKGEVYLDGQFLCNFLRVEYKSSRLVEQSREKKRLVEDELIGWIKVIPENRENIAEARVKLHYCHWTDAYQVEIWETLEPPGNTSHDYRVLDQMGYNRPITRVREFSPALQDIKAIKQVELAFRESDRHLPMGYPISDNNAAWDNGYGSTHQEPRNPEPSAPENTVLDQNYLLNFQRGWFLQTQDIEPVRYRDVMMNHYDPASQNIVEMRWVVQRELGGSMVFFHEVTVPPGAEHGAHQHIGSEELYYITEGEGIAYLRVGDDPATDKYPTVERDVMGLGKKEFKELPVKSGSVVFTKSGGMHGIRNSSTQPLKFVAFLYHTV from the coding sequence ATGGACCCAAAATTTAACGAGATTTTCACTAGCCCGTGGAATGAGGTTTTTAAGGTTGTCTCTTTCCCGGATCGCATTTACCACGCCCAATATCTGAATGCAACTCGTTGTTCGCGATACCGTTATAACGTGCAAGAAGTGCGCTCTTATTTAGATATTATTGTTTTGAAGGGTGAAGTTTACTTGGATGGGCAGTTTTTGTGTAACTTTTTGCGGGTGGAGTACAAGAGCAGTCGTCTGGTAGAACAATCGCGGGAGAAAAAGCGGCTTGTTGAGGATGAATTGATTGGCTGGATTAAGGTGATCCCCGAAAATCGGGAGAATATTGCTGAAGCCAGAGTCAAGTTGCACTATTGCCATTGGACGGATGCTTATCAAGTGGAGATTTGGGAAACTCTTGAACCGCCAGGTAACACCAGCCATGACTACCGAGTTCTCGACCAAATGGGTTACAATCGACCAATTACAAGAGTTCGAGAGTTTAGTCCGGCTTTGCAAGATATCAAAGCAATCAAACAAGTAGAGTTGGCTTTTCGTGAGAGCGATCGCCACTTGCCTATGGGTTATCCCATCAGCGATAATAATGCTGCTTGGGACAACGGCTATGGGAGCACGCACCAAGAACCTCGCAATCCAGAACCTAGTGCTCCAGAAAATACCGTTTTAGATCAAAATTACCTCCTCAATTTCCAACGTGGTTGGTTCTTGCAAACCCAAGACATCGAACCCGTGCGCTACCGTGATGTCATGATGAACCATTACGACCCAGCAAGTCAAAACATTGTTGAAATGCGCTGGGTTGTGCAACGAGAACTGGGCGGTTCCATGGTATTTTTCCATGAAGTCACTGTTCCTCCTGGAGCAGAGCATGGCGCTCATCAACACATCGGTTCTGAAGAACTTTATTACATCACGGAAGGTGAAGGAATTGCCTATCTTCGTGTTGGGGACGATCCAGCAACAGATAAATACCCAACAGTTGAACGTGACGTTATGGGATTGGGTAAAAAAGAATTCAAAGAACTCCCTGTCAAATCCGGGAGTGTCGTCTTCACCAAGAGCGGCGGAATGCACGGTATTCGCAACTCCAGCACTCAACCACTGAAGTTTGTCGCTTTCCTTTATCACACTGTATAA
- a CDS encoding VOC family protein, giving the protein MSDIGLTHIALPVSDVERSIKFYSTYARMEVLHSRIDAETGVAVVWICDRPWRKPYPAYREAQRSYRTRPFVIVLIQTDSVHPILSPFAHLGVGCKSREDMDALCERARQEGVLLGEQEDSGYPVGYWAFLRDPDGHTLELSYGQEIGLTVEKTF; this is encoded by the coding sequence ATGAGTGATATTGGACTGACTCATATAGCGCTCCCTGTCTCAGATGTTGAGCGCAGTATCAAATTTTATTCCACCTATGCGAGAATGGAGGTTCTTCATAGTCGCATTGATGCAGAAACAGGCGTGGCTGTTGTGTGGATATGCGATCGCCCTTGGCGCAAGCCGTACCCGGCTTATCGCGAAGCGCAACGAAGTTATCGCACGCGTCCATTCGTAATCGTTCTCATTCAGACAGATTCAGTACATCCCATTCTTTCACCTTTTGCACATCTTGGGGTTGGTTGTAAGAGTCGTGAGGACATGGATGCTCTGTGTGAGAGAGCGCGACAGGAAGGTGTGCTACTTGGGGAGCAAGAAGATTCTGGTTATCCTGTCGGGTACTGGGCTTTTTTGCGAGATCCAGATGGTCATACTCTTGAACTATCCTATGGGCAGGAAATTGGGTTAACTGTGGAGAAAACTTTTTAA
- a CDS encoding vWA domain-containing protein gives MMSARDYTLILDKSGSMSTPDQAGGRSRWDIAQESTLALARKCEQFDPDGITVYVFSGKFKRYEEVTSAKVAQIFMENDPAGTTNLAGVLLHATQNYFQRKAAGKTKPNGETILVVTDGEPDDRKAVFEVIIDATRKMERDEELGISMIQVGSDPQATKFLKALDDQLQSVGAKFDICDTVTLDDLEDMSLADVLMNAITD, from the coding sequence ATGATGAGCGCTCGCGATTACACCCTAATCTTAGATAAAAGTGGCAGTATGTCTACGCCTGACCAAGCAGGTGGTAGAAGCAGATGGGATATAGCTCAAGAATCTACACTAGCATTAGCCAGAAAGTGCGAGCAATTTGACCCTGATGGGATTACTGTTTACGTGTTTTCTGGAAAATTCAAACGTTACGAAGAAGTCACTTCAGCCAAAGTGGCTCAGATCTTTATGGAAAATGACCCAGCTGGTACAACCAATCTAGCGGGTGTCTTGCTGCATGCCACTCAAAATTACTTTCAACGCAAAGCTGCTGGTAAAACAAAGCCAAATGGAGAAACCATTTTAGTGGTTACCGATGGAGAACCAGACGATCGCAAAGCAGTCTTTGAAGTTATCATTGATGCAACTCGTAAGATGGAGCGCGATGAAGAATTAGGAATTTCTATGATTCAAGTAGGTTCCGATCCCCAAGCGACTAAGTTTTTGAAAGCTTTGGATGACCAGTTGCAAAGCGTTGGTGCGAAGTTTGATATCTGCGATACTGTGACTCTAGATGATTTAGAAGATATGAGTCTTGCAGATGTCTTGATGAATGCGATTACTGATTAG
- a CDS encoding GMC oxidoreductase, whose translation MQTQFDVVIIGSGAGGAPIAHTLVQAGKSVLILEKGPLLKPQYQNPDGLSDFKRDELFADGPAKRINHNVANRGEAFYSSHVEPDINDEPHIYEDNGKQLATIEGYTAQVVGGGTQLYGAVSLRFTPLDLRLQSFNAGRTDLKNDPKGDVQTEARDWAISYEDLEPYYAKAEHLVGINGTRQNQLKPFSSDRYQPPLEPNPISSYAKIGMEWLGKTTGNKEPVLPYRTPLAVITRDHEPSDRKDSVLDPNCRAWDFDNLYVTDGSFMPTSGSANPTLTIQANSFRVADELLKRL comes from the coding sequence ATGCAAACACAATTTGATGTTGTCATTATCGGAAGTGGTGCAGGTGGTGCGCCTATCGCTCATACATTAGTCCAAGCTGGAAAATCGGTACTCATTCTGGAAAAAGGTCCACTGTTAAAACCGCAGTATCAAAACCCTGACGGATTGAGCGATTTCAAACGCGATGAACTGTTTGCTGATGGACCAGCAAAACGTATTAACCATAATGTTGCCAACAGGGGTGAAGCATTTTATTCCAGCCACGTGGAACCTGACATTAATGATGAACCCCATATTTACGAAGACAATGGGAAGCAACTTGCGACTATTGAAGGTTATACGGCTCAAGTCGTTGGTGGTGGGACTCAACTCTATGGTGCTGTATCCTTGAGATTTACCCCTCTAGATTTGCGCTTGCAAAGCTTCAACGCCGGACGCACAGATTTGAAGAACGATCCCAAGGGCGATGTGCAAACAGAAGCGCGGGATTGGGCAATTAGTTATGAGGATTTGGAACCGTACTACGCCAAAGCCGAACATTTGGTAGGTATCAACGGGACTCGACAAAACCAACTCAAACCTTTCAGCAGCGATCGCTATCAGCCACCTCTAGAACCAAACCCTATTAGCAGTTATGCCAAAATCGGTATGGAATGGCTGGGCAAAACCACAGGAAATAAAGAACCAGTTCTACCCTACCGCACTCCATTGGCAGTGATTACTCGCGATCACGAACCTAGCGATCGCAAGGACTCGGTGTTAGACCCAAATTGTCGTGCTTGGGACTTTGACAACTTGTATGTAACGGATGGTTCCTTCATGCCAACATCAGGGAGTGCTAACCCTACCCTCACTATCCAAGCAAATTCCTTCCGCGTAGCTGACGAATTACTTAAGAGGCTTTAA
- a CDS encoding 2TM domain-containing protein, translating into MTTFDSRARRTYSQEDIQKILNLAIARQADDKEKEFSYEQLQEIATELEISPESLQQAERDWLDTQGEMQQRQAFNLLRQGRFKKRFGNYAIINIFFISLDMLSAPGLSWSLYILLGCGLALGLDTWNTFLIKGEEYEKAFQRWRRKHQVKKFFNSVVNRWLRTVSG; encoded by the coding sequence ATGACAACTTTTGACAGCAGAGCAAGACGTACCTACAGCCAAGAAGATATTCAGAAAATACTTAATTTAGCGATCGCTCGTCAAGCTGATGACAAAGAGAAAGAATTTTCCTACGAACAACTGCAGGAAATTGCCACTGAGTTAGAAATTTCTCCAGAGTCACTGCAACAAGCAGAACGCGACTGGTTGGACACCCAAGGGGAAATGCAACAACGCCAAGCTTTTAACCTCCTCCGTCAAGGAAGATTTAAAAAGCGTTTTGGCAATTACGCAATCATTAACATTTTTTTCATATCCTTGGATATGCTAAGCGCTCCAGGCCTTTCTTGGTCTTTATATATCTTACTGGGCTGCGGGCTTGCCTTAGGACTTGACACTTGGAATACCTTTCTCATCAAAGGTGAAGAATACGAAAAAGCATTCCAAAGGTGGCGTCGCAAGCACCAAGTGAAAAAATTCTTTAATTCAGTTGTCAATAGATGGTTGAGGACTGTTAGTGGTTAG
- a CDS encoding vWA domain-containing protein encodes MLQNRDYTLIIDKSGSMATPDQKGGKSRWATAEESTFALATKCEQFDPDGITIYLFSGKFKRYENVTASKVTQIFQENDPAGSTDLAGVLQHALDNYFQRKSANQTKENGETILVITDGEPDDRKAVMKVIIEASRRMDRDEELAISFIQVGKDTQATRFLKVLDDELQGAGAKFDICDTITMDDMEDMSLAEVLLNAIND; translated from the coding sequence ATGTTACAAAATCGAGACTATACCTTGATTATCGACAAAAGTGGCAGTATGGCAACCCCAGACCAAAAAGGGGGAAAAAGTCGATGGGCTACAGCAGAAGAATCTACCTTTGCTTTAGCAACTAAATGCGAGCAATTTGACCCTGACGGTATTACTATTTATCTCTTTTCTGGAAAGTTTAAGCGTTATGAAAATGTGACGGCTAGTAAGGTGACACAAATTTTTCAAGAGAACGATCCCGCAGGTAGTACAGACTTAGCAGGTGTATTGCAACATGCTCTCGATAATTATTTCCAACGCAAAAGTGCCAATCAAACAAAGGAAAATGGAGAGACAATTTTAGTCATTACAGATGGTGAACCGGACGATCGCAAAGCAGTAATGAAGGTCATTATTGAAGCTTCTCGCCGTATGGATCGGGATGAAGAATTAGCTATTTCTTTTATTCAAGTGGGTAAAGATACCCAAGCAACTCGTTTTTTGAAAGTACTTGATGATGAACTGCAAGGAGCGGGTGCAAAATTTGACATTTGCGATACTATTACTATGGATGATATGGAAGATATGAGTCTCGCTGAAGTGTTACTTAATGCTATAAATGATTAA
- a CDS encoding Spy/CpxP family protein refolding chaperone, with product MKFKFISVFILTIAAMITTASAIQAQFPPSQGQFPGRQNFPIKEQGQPDFKELNLSEEQKDKLKEVQEDTRAQIDEIFTNEQRNTLKQAIEAGKKPPEAMQSIDLSDDQKQQIQEAMESEKQKILEILTPEQQQKLRDRIEQIHNRNSPGSLPLESFVRFPNGIALIGIPPQG from the coding sequence ATGAAATTCAAGTTTATATCAGTATTCATCCTCACGATAGCAGCTATGATTACAACTGCATCTGCGATCCAGGCACAATTTCCACCAAGTCAAGGGCAATTTCCCGGAAGACAAAATTTTCCCATCAAAGAACAAGGACAACCAGATTTTAAGGAGCTTAACTTAAGCGAAGAGCAAAAGGATAAACTAAAAGAAGTTCAAGAAGATACTCGCGCTCAAATCGACGAAATTTTTACCAACGAGCAACGCAATACTTTAAAACAAGCCATTGAAGCAGGTAAGAAACCACCAGAAGCAATGCAGTCGATCGACCTATCTGACGATCAAAAACAACAAATCCAGGAAGCCATGGAATCAGAAAAGCAAAAAATATTGGAGATTCTTACCCCCGAACAACAACAAAAACTACGCGATCGCATAGAGCAAATACACAATAGAAATAGTCCAGGGAGTTTACCACTAGAAAGTTTCGTTAGATTTCCTAATGGTATTGCTTTAATTGGCATTCCACCGCAAGGTTAA
- the trxA gene encoding thioredoxin: MTTVEYITEPEFDSLLKGNEPVVCDFTATWCGPCKMIAPLIDKLAEEYEDRAKVVKVDLDQNQSLAKRLGIRSIPTVMIYKNGTLMETIVGVTPYETFTTALTKLL, translated from the coding sequence ATGACAACTGTTGAATACATCACTGAACCAGAATTTGATTCACTTTTAAAAGGCAACGAACCAGTTGTGTGTGATTTTACGGCAACTTGGTGTGGACCTTGTAAGATGATTGCTCCTTTAATAGATAAATTAGCTGAAGAATATGAAGACCGTGCAAAAGTAGTCAAGGTAGACCTTGACCAGAACCAAAGCCTTGCTAAAAGATTGGGCATTCGCAGTATCCCCACAGTCATGATTTACAAAAATGGAACTCTCATGGAAACCATTGTTGGGGTAACCCCTTATGAAACATTCACAACAGCTTTAACAAAGCTGCTTTAA
- a CDS encoding salt stress protein, Slr1339 family gives MDSIEKLLAELKANYEQPKPEQSQQVITKSISVPLSKSASPIDNLLEQVKTEFEQKDLALELQRQEQLEQERIRLLEIEAKKIEALKKQAQDWLDKLDPYSPEGLWFERFAETYPSKLEAAIDYLS, from the coding sequence ATGGATTCTATTGAGAAACTACTGGCTGAACTAAAAGCAAATTACGAACAGCCAAAACCAGAACAAAGCCAGCAAGTTATAACAAAATCGATAAGTGTACCGCTATCAAAATCGGCATCTCCTATTGATAACCTTCTAGAACAAGTTAAGACTGAGTTTGAGCAAAAAGATTTAGCCTTAGAATTGCAAAGACAAGAGCAACTAGAACAAGAGCGAATTCGGTTGTTAGAAATCGAAGCTAAAAAAATAGAAGCTTTGAAAAAGCAAGCTCAAGATTGGCTAGATAAACTAGATCCATATTCACCTGAAGGTCTCTGGTTTGAACGATTTGCTGAAACTTACCCCTCAAAATTAGAGGCGGCGATTGACTATTTATCGTAG